In one Candidatus Nitronereus thalassa genomic region, the following are encoded:
- a CDS encoding enoyl-ACP reductase FabI: MGTQDRPLEGEWAVILGASSGFGEAVALELAGLGMNIFGVHLDRKTTLPNAERIAGEIKKLGREAIFWNVNAADAEKRKEVVDAIQAHLKSGKIKTVRVLLHSLAFGTLKPYIAQASANAVNKAQIDMTLDVMANSLVYWTQDLVAAGLLGQGGRIFAMTSAGGARVWKTYGAVSAAKAALESHIRQLTLELGPLGITANAIMAGVTDTPALRKIPGSDEMLAWAQRKNPAGRLTTTKDVAEAIGLLSHPKAQWVTGNVLCVDGGEFIVD, from the coding sequence ATGGGAACACAGGATCGACCATTAGAGGGTGAATGGGCCGTCATCTTAGGTGCCTCCAGCGGATTTGGCGAGGCCGTTGCCCTAGAGTTGGCGGGGTTGGGGATGAATATTTTTGGCGTTCACCTCGATCGAAAAACCACGCTTCCCAATGCAGAACGAATTGCCGGGGAGATTAAGAAACTCGGTCGAGAGGCCATCTTCTGGAATGTGAATGCCGCCGATGCTGAAAAAAGAAAAGAAGTGGTAGATGCCATTCAAGCTCATCTCAAGAGTGGGAAGATCAAAACCGTTCGAGTGCTCCTCCATTCGTTAGCGTTTGGCACCTTAAAGCCCTATATTGCCCAAGCGAGTGCCAATGCGGTGAACAAGGCCCAGATTGACATGACCTTGGATGTGATGGCCAATAGTTTAGTGTATTGGACGCAAGATCTTGTGGCAGCCGGTCTCTTGGGACAAGGCGGACGCATTTTTGCTATGACGAGTGCAGGTGGCGCCAGAGTGTGGAAGACCTATGGCGCGGTATCTGCGGCCAAAGCTGCGTTAGAATCTCATATCCGGCAACTGACACTCGAACTGGGGCCATTGGGGATTACTGCCAATGCGATCATGGCTGGTGTGACCGATACGCCCGCATTACGAAAAATCCCAGGGTCGGATGAAATGTTGGCTTGGGCTCAGCGCAAGAATCCTGCAGGACGTTTAACCACCACAAAAGATGTGGCGGAAGCCATTGGGCTGCTGAGTCACCCCAAAGCGCAGTGGGTGACAGGAAATGTCTTGTGTGTGGATGGTGGAGAATTTATCGTTGATTAA
- a CDS encoding beta-ketoacyl-ACP synthase III, with amino-acid sequence MRSHILGTGAYVPKQVLTNVDLEGLVETSDSWIVERTGIRERRKAAPGEACSDLGIQAAQLALQAAHLQADDLDLIVLATCTGDSPLPSTASLIQYRLGATSAAALDISAACCGFVYALSVADAYIRSGVYRHVLVIGSEVMSSITDWTDRNTCVLFGDGAGAAVLGPTEEDRGLLSVHLHADGRLSDLICVPGGGSTYPVSESMLAERLQYVKMRGNETFKIAVKTMEDAVREALDAQNMKVSDVDFLLPHQANIRILKAVAQRLGLSMEQVILNLDRFGNTSAASIPLALDEAVRAGQIRPGCLIVLAAFGAGLTWASGVIRW; translated from the coding sequence ATGCGAAGTCACATTCTAGGAACAGGTGCCTATGTTCCGAAACAGGTCCTGACGAATGTTGATCTTGAGGGGTTGGTAGAAACGTCGGATTCCTGGATCGTTGAACGCACAGGGATCCGTGAGCGTCGGAAAGCCGCACCTGGTGAAGCCTGTTCAGACCTAGGCATCCAAGCCGCCCAGTTAGCCTTACAGGCTGCCCATCTTCAAGCTGACGATCTCGACCTGATAGTTCTTGCCACCTGTACCGGAGATTCTCCTCTCCCTTCCACTGCATCTTTGATCCAATACCGTCTAGGCGCCACTTCCGCAGCTGCCTTGGATATTTCGGCTGCATGTTGCGGGTTTGTGTATGCCTTATCTGTAGCCGATGCGTACATTCGGTCAGGTGTGTATCGCCATGTCCTGGTGATTGGTTCTGAGGTGATGTCCTCGATTACGGACTGGACGGATCGAAATACCTGTGTGCTGTTTGGAGATGGCGCTGGAGCCGCAGTCTTGGGCCCGACGGAGGAGGATCGAGGCCTACTCTCGGTTCACTTGCATGCCGATGGCCGGTTATCCGATCTCATATGTGTGCCAGGCGGGGGCTCTACCTATCCTGTTTCGGAATCCATGCTGGCTGAGCGACTACAATATGTCAAAATGCGGGGCAATGAAACATTTAAAATCGCCGTGAAAACCATGGAAGATGCGGTGCGAGAGGCCTTAGATGCTCAAAATATGAAGGTGTCGGATGTTGATTTCTTACTACCTCACCAGGCCAACATTCGCATTCTCAAAGCCGTGGCTCAACGGCTGGGTTTATCTATGGAGCAGGTCATTCTGAATTTGGATCGGTTTGGCAATACCTCAGCGGCTTCGATTCCACTGGCATTAGATGAGGCGGTCAGGGCTGGACAAATACGACCCGGATGTTTAATAGTTCTTGCCGCGTTTGGAGCAGGACTTACATGGGCTTCCGGAGTCATTCGCTGGTAA
- the plsX gene encoding phosphate acyltransferase PlsX: MKIAIDAMGGDHGLSPIVEGSMQALKELDAELILVGQEDPIRAELDRLKWTDSRLTIQHASQTVEMHESPAQVARKKRDSSIWVATKMVKDGAADGVVSAGNTGATMVSAFFQLGMIKGVERPAICAMLPTLQGTAVMLDVGATVDCTARQLYQFGIMGHEYGKHLLGKANPRVGLLSIGEEDTKGNDMTKEAFRLLRESPLNFIGNLEGREVYSGNADVIVCDGFLGNVSLKISEGLADAMKKMLMREVMASRLGRLSFLFITGPLMRLRRRTDYAEFGGAPLLGVNGISMICHGRSSAKAIKNAILRAEALAKGRLIDLIQRDIAESLMTPTDPQMA; this comes from the coding sequence ATGAAAATTGCAATCGATGCGATGGGCGGAGATCACGGTCTTTCTCCCATCGTCGAAGGTTCCATGCAGGCCTTAAAAGAACTCGATGCCGAGTTGATCCTGGTCGGGCAGGAAGATCCGATTCGTGCAGAATTGGATCGCCTAAAGTGGACGGATTCGCGTTTGACCATCCAGCACGCTTCTCAAACGGTGGAAATGCATGAATCGCCAGCTCAAGTGGCAAGGAAAAAACGGGATTCCTCGATTTGGGTAGCCACGAAAATGGTCAAAGATGGGGCCGCCGATGGGGTGGTCAGTGCGGGAAATACCGGAGCCACGATGGTTTCGGCTTTTTTTCAACTTGGCATGATCAAAGGCGTAGAACGTCCAGCCATCTGTGCCATGTTACCTACTCTTCAAGGTACTGCTGTCATGTTGGATGTGGGGGCAACCGTGGATTGCACCGCTAGGCAACTCTATCAGTTTGGAATCATGGGCCATGAATATGGCAAGCATCTGCTTGGGAAGGCCAACCCTCGTGTTGGGTTACTAAGTATTGGAGAAGAAGATACCAAAGGCAATGACATGACAAAGGAAGCGTTTCGTCTGCTTCGAGAAAGTCCCCTGAATTTTATCGGGAATCTTGAGGGACGCGAAGTGTATAGTGGAAATGCCGATGTCATTGTTTGTGATGGGTTTCTTGGCAATGTCTCATTAAAAATATCTGAGGGTCTCGCTGATGCCATGAAAAAAATGCTTATGCGTGAAGTGATGGCTTCTCGCCTGGGAAGACTGTCCTTCCTCTTTATTACTGGACCCCTCATGCGGTTGCGTCGTCGAACCGATTACGCGGAGTTCGGTGGCGCACCATTGTTGGGGGTGAATGGCATTAGTATGATTTGCCATGGCCGATCATCGGCAAAGGCGATCAAGAATGCGATCCTTCGTGCGGAGGCGTTAGCCAAAGGAAGGCTGATCGACCTCATTCAGCGAGACATTGCGGAGAGTTTAATGACCCCTACGGACCCGCAGATGGCTTAA
- the rpmF gene encoding 50S ribosomal protein L32: MANPKHKHSKARRDKRRTHKKLVPPSFSICAQCHERMLPHRTCLSCGYYKKVAIIAVEEG; encoded by the coding sequence ATGGCGAATCCGAAACACAAACATTCCAAGGCGCGACGGGATAAACGGCGGACTCATAAAAAACTGGTGCCACCGAGTTTTTCAATCTGTGCCCAGTGCCATGAACGTATGTTGCCCCATCGTACCTGCCTCTCTTGTGGTTACTACAAAAAAGTAGCCATCATTGCCGTTGAAGAGGGCTAA
- a CDS encoding DUF177 domain-containing protein → MTSLDIRLHDIPPEGLDYVRDISRIDLDFEEGDPKFQGDLEFTGHIHAEEHEAWVTGDLKGVLILECVRCLGIFDRKFRIPISAYYRGKDASSTKDKHSRSRQEDSEDKGEEADYFPILDHSFNLAEMLREQVILSIPIQPLCKDSCLGLCQVCGQNRNQQPCECEDVKPASPFAILRDKLEFSKKIQN, encoded by the coding sequence ATGACCTCGCTTGATATTCGTCTTCATGATATTCCCCCTGAAGGGCTTGACTATGTCCGAGATATCTCGCGCATAGATCTGGACTTTGAAGAGGGAGATCCCAAGTTTCAGGGGGATCTGGAATTTACCGGCCACATCCACGCCGAGGAACATGAAGCGTGGGTGACAGGTGATCTCAAGGGGGTATTGATTTTAGAATGCGTCAGGTGTTTAGGGATTTTTGATCGGAAATTTCGTATTCCCATCTCAGCCTATTATCGTGGGAAAGACGCTTCTTCGACTAAGGATAAACATTCACGGTCGAGGCAAGAAGACTCAGAAGACAAAGGGGAAGAGGCTGATTATTTCCCTATCCTGGATCATTCTTTCAATTTAGCCGAGATGCTGAGGGAGCAGGTAATCTTATCGATTCCTATTCAGCCATTATGTAAAGATAGCTGTCTGGGGCTTTGTCAGGTTTGCGGTCAGAATCGTAACCAGCAACCTTGCGAATGTGAAGATGTGAAACCTGCATCACCCTTTGCCATATTGCGCGATAAACTGGAGTTTTCAAAAAAAATACAAAATTAG
- the rpsR gene encoding 30S ribosomal protein S18 — protein sequence MVGEQNAERGGRLFQRRRVCRFCIEKTPLDFKDVPLLRNFLTERGRIIPRRTSGNCMRHQRKLTIAIKRARSIALLAFAEER from the coding sequence ATGGTTGGAGAACAAAACGCAGAACGTGGTGGGAGGTTGTTTCAACGGCGTCGTGTGTGCCGATTTTGTATTGAGAAAACCCCTCTTGATTTTAAAGATGTGCCGTTACTGAGAAATTTTCTGACGGAGCGGGGTCGAATCATTCCAAGACGGACATCAGGAAATTGTATGCGCCATCAACGGAAGCTGACCATTGCCATTAAACGTGCCAGAAGTATCGCCCTTTTAGCATTTGCTGAAGAGCGTTAA
- a CDS encoding single-stranded DNA-binding protein: protein MVGFNKVILIGNLTRNPELRYTPSGTPVANFGLAVNRRFKQADDQKEEVCYVDIVVFGKQAEHCGQYLSKGDGAIIDGRLQQRRWETDDGQRRSKHEVVAQSVTFLPKRPGTSADMGGAEEDYTADHSYDGGDYA from the coding sequence GTGGTGGGGTTTAACAAAGTTATCCTGATTGGAAATCTAACTCGAAACCCTGAACTCCGATACACACCAAGTGGTACTCCCGTTGCGAATTTCGGTTTAGCCGTCAATCGGCGTTTCAAGCAGGCGGATGATCAAAAAGAAGAAGTCTGTTACGTCGATATTGTCGTCTTTGGAAAGCAAGCCGAACATTGCGGCCAATATTTGAGTAAGGGAGATGGGGCGATTATCGATGGGCGGCTTCAGCAGCGCCGATGGGAAACCGATGATGGGCAGCGACGGAGTAAGCATGAAGTCGTGGCGCAGTCAGTGACCTTTCTGCCCAAGCGACCAGGAACGAGTGCTGATATGGGCGGAGCAGAAGAAGATTATACCGCCGATCATTCCTATGACGGTGGAGATTATGCGTAA
- the rpsF gene encoding 30S ribosomal protein S6 — MAFYESIFILRSSLAEAEAVAIQEKLKGALEKLGASIIKADNWGKKKLAYEVGHDRRGTYSLFQFEASGNVVGELERLYRLEDSVMKFLTVRVEEEDLKPKEEAVKTVESDSGGV, encoded by the coding sequence ATGGCGTTTTATGAGTCAATTTTCATTTTGAGATCGTCGCTTGCGGAAGCCGAAGCGGTGGCCATTCAGGAAAAATTGAAAGGGGCCTTGGAAAAGCTGGGGGCTTCAATTATCAAGGCAGACAATTGGGGAAAGAAAAAATTAGCCTATGAAGTTGGCCATGACCGGCGAGGTACCTATTCCCTTTTTCAATTTGAGGCAAGTGGAAATGTCGTGGGCGAATTAGAACGGCTGTATCGCTTAGAAGATTCTGTGATGAAATTTTTGACCGTGAGGGTCGAGGAAGAAGACCTGAAACCCAAGGAAGAAGCGGTAAAAACCGTGGAGTCTGACAGTGGTGGGGTTTAA
- the pth gene encoding aminoacyl-tRNA hydrolase: MIVGLGNQGSTYADTRHNIGWNVVAMAASQWSLDLSPSSTAYLGQGRLEGQPVVLALPLTWMNLSGEIVEPLVRTFEIDSDHLIVVHDDLDLPFGRLRVKFGGGTGGHRGLKSIIMHLQTENFFRLKVGIGRPEPGQETADFVLAPFKDSELPTMDTLINRSIQALHSLVVDGGAATMNRFNQREPE, from the coding sequence GTGATCGTTGGCCTTGGGAACCAAGGTTCCACCTATGCCGATACAAGGCATAATATCGGTTGGAATGTGGTTGCCATGGCCGCTTCGCAATGGTCTCTTGACCTCTCTCCCTCATCTACTGCCTACCTCGGACAAGGTCGTTTAGAGGGGCAGCCAGTGGTCCTCGCTTTGCCCTTGACCTGGATGAATCTTAGCGGAGAAATTGTTGAGCCGCTAGTGAGAACGTTTGAAATCGATAGCGACCATTTGATCGTTGTGCATGATGATTTAGATTTGCCATTCGGGCGATTGCGTGTAAAATTTGGTGGTGGAACAGGCGGCCACAGGGGACTAAAGTCCATCATCATGCATTTACAAACTGAAAATTTTTTTCGTTTAAAAGTGGGAATCGGTCGTCCCGAACCTGGGCAAGAGACTGCCGATTTTGTTCTCGCGCCTTTTAAGGATTCAGAGTTGCCCACTATGGACACCCTCATTAATCGGTCCATTCAAGCTCTGCACAGTTTAGTGGTGGACGGTGGAGCCGCAACCATGAATCGATTTAATCAACGAGAGCCGGAATAA
- a CDS encoding 50S ribosomal protein L25: protein MKFSAEATARKESGKGVARQIRRNGKIPAVVYGRGKSQLLEMDPSAVAKILMAQAGSTGLVSLRISDGTGETEKTVVIQDHQVDPITGLVLHVDLFEVDMKKTVRVKVQVHITGSVPVGVKVDKGVLHQHMREFHIECLPNALPDQIDIDASELGLGDGIHVRDVQPGPGIKILDDPGDMVVNVAAQISDEKLAAMLAGEPSEAPAAAPTEAAPGDKAKAEAAPAAAKAGEPKK from the coding sequence ATGAAGTTTTCTGCTGAAGCAACCGCGCGAAAAGAATCTGGGAAGGGAGTCGCCCGTCAAATTCGGCGGAACGGGAAAATCCCGGCCGTCGTATATGGTCGAGGGAAATCACAATTACTGGAAATGGACCCATCTGCCGTGGCTAAAATTCTCATGGCCCAAGCAGGTAGTACGGGCTTGGTTTCGCTCCGCATCTCTGATGGTACAGGAGAGACCGAGAAAACCGTTGTAATTCAGGATCATCAGGTCGATCCTATCACCGGCTTGGTGCTCCATGTGGATTTGTTTGAAGTCGATATGAAGAAGACCGTGCGGGTCAAAGTTCAAGTTCATATCACGGGAAGTGTGCCCGTTGGAGTCAAAGTCGACAAAGGTGTGTTGCACCAGCATATGCGCGAATTTCATATCGAATGTTTGCCTAATGCCCTTCCCGACCAGATCGATATTGACGCATCGGAATTGGGGCTCGGCGATGGGATTCACGTGCGGGACGTGCAGCCTGGACCCGGGATAAAAATTCTCGATGATCCTGGTGATATGGTGGTGAACGTGGCCGCTCAGATTTCCGATGAAAAATTGGCGGCGATGTTGGCTGGTGAGCCAAGTGAAGCTCCTGCGGCTGCGCCAACTGAGGCTGCTCCTGGAGATAAAGCCAAGGCTGAAGCTGCACCGGCTGCAGCCAAGGCCGGTGAACCGAAAAAGTAA
- a CDS encoding ribose-phosphate pyrophosphokinase — protein sequence MAGDLKLFSGNSNPALVEEISKFLGVPLSRAVVSTFSDGEIRVKVEENVRGGDLFVIQSCCQPVNNSIMELLIILDALKRSSAYRITAVIPYFGYARQDRKDQPRVPISAKLMADLITTAGAHRVLTMDLHAGPIQGFFNIPVDHLYARPVLLDYVKKCDFGDIVVVSPDAGGVERARGFAKRLDANLAIIDKRREGPNQAKVMNIIGDVKGRHVLLLDDMIDTAGTIVETAKACADNGASKVWAVCTHAVLSGPALERIEKSCLTQVVATNSIPLQGKDELCSKIKVLSVAPLLGEAIKRIHEEQSVTSLFD from the coding sequence ATGGCTGGCGACCTGAAACTGTTTTCCGGAAACTCGAATCCTGCCCTTGTGGAAGAAATTAGTAAGTTTTTGGGAGTCCCTCTGTCCCGTGCGGTGGTGTCGACCTTCAGTGATGGTGAAATCCGGGTGAAAGTTGAGGAAAACGTCCGAGGTGGGGACTTGTTTGTGATTCAGTCGTGTTGTCAGCCTGTAAACAACTCCATCATGGAGTTGCTGATTATCTTAGATGCCCTAAAACGGTCCTCGGCTTATCGCATTACGGCGGTGATTCCGTATTTCGGCTATGCCAGACAGGATCGGAAAGATCAGCCACGGGTACCCATCAGCGCCAAGTTAATGGCGGATTTGATTACCACAGCCGGGGCCCATCGTGTCCTAACCATGGATTTGCATGCAGGTCCAATTCAGGGATTTTTTAATATTCCTGTGGATCATTTATACGCAAGACCGGTGTTGTTGGATTATGTCAAAAAATGTGATTTTGGAGACATAGTTGTGGTCTCTCCCGATGCAGGCGGGGTAGAGCGGGCTCGCGGATTCGCCAAACGTTTGGATGCCAATCTGGCGATTATCGATAAGCGGCGAGAAGGTCCCAACCAGGCGAAAGTGATGAATATTATTGGTGATGTTAAGGGTCGTCATGTCCTGCTTCTAGATGACATGATTGACACGGCCGGTACTATAGTTGAAACAGCGAAGGCCTGTGCCGACAATGGGGCCTCGAAAGTGTGGGCGGTTTGTACTCATGCGGTCCTATCCGGGCCCGCCCTCGAACGAATCGAGAAGTCCTGCTTAACACAAGTCGTCGCCACGAATTCTATTCCTTTGCAGGGCAAAGACGAATTATGTTCAAAAATCAAGGTCCTTTCTGTGGCTCCGCTTCTAGGGGAGGCCATTAAGCGAATCCACGAAGAACAATCCGTTACCTCATTATTTGACTAG
- the ispE gene encoding 4-(cytidine 5'-diphospho)-2-C-methyl-D-erythritol kinase has product MKNLSRRLVLYPPAKVNLILKIFDLLPKGYHGLWSLMQTIGVTDELTIHVDDSFVGIRLECSDRSVSEITDNLVYRAADVVLRQSSARVGVSMTLKKHIPVAAGLGGGSSDAAATIMGLNHLLALGWSRSDMAKLGQTLGSDVPFFIEGPTAIIRGWGEQIIPKTFHNARWILLVNPGFPINTGQAYKRLDEGRSEVPLLSDHLIEFEQASSLSWEHLSAQLENDFEAVLFRDYPVLADIKKNLVELGAESALLSGSGATMFGVFQDEARAIQAKEVLVKSSGYRVLLGPTMEQGLLGEKQQ; this is encoded by the coding sequence ATGAAGAATCTCTCTCGTCGCCTGGTGTTGTACCCACCTGCCAAAGTGAATCTTATCCTGAAAATCTTTGATCTGCTACCTAAGGGGTATCACGGGTTATGGTCTTTGATGCAAACAATTGGAGTGACGGATGAGTTGACGATTCACGTTGACGATTCTTTTGTGGGTATTCGATTGGAGTGCTCTGATCGTTCCGTTTCGGAAATTACGGATAATCTTGTGTATCGCGCTGCTGATGTGGTGTTGCGGCAATCGAGCGCTAGGGTGGGCGTGTCAATGACTTTGAAGAAGCACATTCCAGTGGCGGCAGGACTTGGTGGTGGGAGCAGCGATGCAGCGGCGACGATTATGGGTCTCAATCATCTTTTGGCGTTAGGTTGGTCACGGAGCGATATGGCCAAACTAGGGCAAACATTGGGCAGTGATGTGCCATTTTTTATCGAAGGGCCGACGGCGATCATTCGCGGGTGGGGCGAACAAATTATCCCGAAGACTTTTCATAATGCCCGGTGGATACTGTTGGTCAATCCCGGATTTCCTATCAATACGGGGCAAGCCTACAAACGGTTGGATGAGGGAAGGTCGGAGGTTCCATTGTTATCGGATCATCTTATTGAGTTCGAACAGGCCTCGTCTCTTTCCTGGGAGCACCTGTCAGCACAGTTAGAAAACGATTTTGAAGCTGTTCTATTTCGCGACTATCCGGTCCTCGCCGACATCAAAAAAAATCTGGTGGAGTTGGGAGCGGAAAGCGCCTTGCTTTCCGGCAGTGGCGCGACGATGTTTGGTGTGTTTCAGGATGAGGCTCGTGCCATACAAGCCAAAGAGGTCCTTGTAAAGAGCTCAGGGTATCGAGTGCTGCTCGGGCCTACAATGGAACAGGGGTTGCTGGGAGAAAAACAGCAATGA
- a CDS encoding type II secretion system F family protein yields MPVFLYHGQSRQGRRRRGEITAKDSREASRLLRKQEILATSIREKPAPISLSLFSLTSLRVKPRALVVLTLQLATMVKAGVPLLQGLQTVARHSTDQTLQETLNHVAQQVQSGNSLGASLRAHPQVFSPWYVGMVEAGEASGMLDVTLQRLADSLEKRLKLTHQVRAALAYPCVVLVVALSVLAVLVMWVIPMFGPLFTDLGDALPWPTKWVLQVSAFMNSYILFLLSLGVGVGFLMKRLLRSEWGQTFRERLLLKIPLMGTVWLKTSVVHFARTLSGLLKSGVPILEGLTLAGRTSGLRRLEHALGEAQRSVGEGHSLADPLLASGVFPPFVTEMVRVGESTGSLDSTLEKVADLYEQEVNRDIVSLTALIEPLIIVVLGIGIGFIVMAMYLPIFNMASVIG; encoded by the coding sequence ATGCCTGTCTTCCTCTATCATGGACAATCTCGACAAGGGCGCCGCCGCCGTGGAGAAATTACTGCAAAGGATTCGCGGGAGGCTTCTCGCCTCTTGCGAAAACAGGAAATTCTCGCGACTTCGATTCGCGAGAAACCTGCACCCATTTCGTTGTCCCTTTTTTCGTTAACGAGCCTGCGAGTAAAGCCCCGTGCCTTGGTGGTGTTGACCTTGCAATTAGCGACCATGGTGAAAGCTGGTGTTCCCCTTTTGCAAGGGTTGCAGACCGTGGCTCGGCATAGCACTGACCAGACGTTGCAAGAGACTCTCAATCATGTAGCGCAGCAAGTACAATCCGGCAATTCATTGGGGGCATCATTGCGAGCGCATCCTCAAGTGTTTTCTCCTTGGTATGTCGGCATGGTGGAGGCCGGGGAGGCCAGTGGAATGCTCGATGTGACCCTGCAGCGATTGGCCGACTCTTTAGAAAAACGATTGAAGCTGACCCATCAGGTCCGAGCCGCCTTGGCTTATCCCTGCGTCGTGTTGGTGGTGGCACTTTCTGTGCTCGCCGTTTTGGTAATGTGGGTCATCCCAATGTTCGGCCCCCTTTTCACGGATTTGGGAGATGCGTTGCCTTGGCCAACCAAGTGGGTCCTTCAAGTGAGTGCATTTATGAATTCGTATATTTTATTTCTCCTTTCATTGGGGGTGGGCGTGGGGTTTTTGATGAAAAGACTGTTGCGTTCAGAATGGGGCCAAACTTTTCGAGAACGTCTGTTGTTGAAGATCCCGTTGATGGGGACGGTGTGGTTAAAAACCTCAGTGGTGCATTTCGCTCGCACGTTAAGCGGACTGTTGAAAAGTGGCGTGCCCATATTAGAAGGTCTGACCCTTGCCGGACGAACTTCTGGATTGCGTCGGTTGGAGCATGCGCTAGGCGAAGCTCAACGAAGTGTGGGCGAAGGACATTCCTTGGCCGATCCTCTGTTGGCGAGCGGGGTATTTCCTCCGTTTGTCACCGAAATGGTGCGTGTTGGAGAGTCGACAGGATCCCTGGACTCAACTTTGGAAAAAGTTGCGGATTTGTATGAACAAGAGGTCAATCGGGATATTGTGTCGCTAACCGCACTCATTGAACCACTCATTATCGTCGTGTTAGGAATCGGCATTGGGTTTATTGTGATGGCGATGTATCTTCCGATTTTTAATATGGCCTCGGTCATTGGCTAG
- a CDS encoding PilT/PilU family type 4a pilus ATPase, which produces MVLSYLQNFLSILVERGGSDLHLVANRIPRIRVDGQLVPLDAPPLSVENLGQLRNELLSGLLVDRSRGKQPLGDFTVSLEGMGRFRCHAYSQGGMPAFAIRLIPLHIPSLKALGLPPVFGELTKKRQGLVIVAGPAGSGKTTTLASFIDKLNDERRAHILTFEQPIEFVHSDKKGFVSQCDIGGDVPDISSALDGVSREDPDVVLVGEAGNRETIEAAISLAESGIFVLLSMCTSSCLLGLQCLVQAFPAEQQALIRHRLALVLEGMVAQALVPKVKAPGRVLALELLMPTPAIRGMIREDKIRQIYSIMQTGQAKHGMQTMNQALADLYRRRMISGTSALVQSGTPDELRQMIHRTDQRMRG; this is translated from the coding sequence ATGGTCTTGAGTTATCTCCAAAACTTTCTCTCCATCCTGGTGGAACGTGGCGGATCGGATTTGCATCTGGTCGCGAATCGCATTCCCCGAATTCGGGTGGATGGTCAGCTGGTCCCACTCGATGCCCCACCCTTGTCCGTCGAGAATCTTGGGCAATTACGGAACGAACTTCTATCAGGTTTATTAGTGGATCGATCCAGGGGCAAGCAACCGCTTGGAGATTTTACGGTTTCTCTCGAAGGCATGGGTCGATTTCGCTGCCATGCCTATTCGCAGGGTGGAATGCCCGCGTTCGCCATTCGATTGATTCCACTTCACATCCCCTCGTTAAAAGCTCTGGGGCTTCCTCCAGTGTTTGGCGAGTTGACAAAAAAACGCCAAGGTCTCGTGATCGTCGCGGGCCCTGCCGGAAGCGGAAAAACAACGACCCTGGCTTCGTTCATCGACAAACTCAATGATGAACGTCGAGCCCATATTCTGACGTTTGAGCAGCCCATCGAATTTGTTCACTCCGATAAAAAGGGTTTTGTCTCGCAGTGCGACATCGGCGGTGATGTTCCGGATATTTCCTCGGCCCTTGATGGGGTGTCGCGGGAAGATCCCGACGTCGTCCTGGTAGGCGAGGCGGGAAATCGTGAAACGATTGAGGCCGCCATCAGTCTAGCGGAGTCCGGGATTTTTGTGTTGCTATCCATGTGTACTTCGTCATGCTTATTGGGGTTGCAATGTTTGGTGCAGGCGTTTCCTGCAGAGCAACAGGCGCTTATTCGGCATCGACTCGCTTTGGTGCTCGAGGGAATGGTGGCGCAGGCCCTTGTTCCTAAGGTGAAAGCACCTGGGCGTGTCCTCGCGCTGGAATTGCTCATGCCGACTCCCGCGATTCGAGGCATGATTCGCGAAGATAAGATTCGACAAATCTATTCCATTATGCAGACCGGGCAGGCCAAGCATGGCATGCAAACGATGAATCAGGCTTTGGCGGATCTGTATCGGCGACGGATGATTTCCGGCACTTCTGCTCTGGTGCAATCGGGTACGCCCGATGAATTGCGGCAGATGATTCATCGAACGGATCAGAGAATGCGAGGATAA